In Hyphomicrobiaceae bacterium, the following are encoded in one genomic region:
- a CDS encoding DpnII family type II restriction endonuclease, whose translation MQQIDQALDDIVESLSPLSVEWMDDVATKAIAKLATLEKKDAYTTEDVAQLVEEDFDEGILCCRLFLALSKDAMEAELRRELGAGGIGVKRFQTDRDAFLAVLDRLGLLDAMAATINYEPVWSDILVERLRSGRGSAIQGQKRGRGLEDFAEAIVEEVFGDNYDTRCTFTGADGRTAKCDFAVPDKTRPRIIVEVKGYGATGSKMSDIIGDLDAIIDAKRHDTVLMFVTDGITWKARMSDLRKIVERQNQGKIARIYTTKMREQFLDDLQTLRRNYGL comes from the coding sequence ATGCAGCAGATCGACCAGGCACTCGACGATATCGTCGAAAGCCTGAGCCCGTTGTCGGTTGAGTGGATGGATGATGTGGCCACGAAGGCCATCGCCAAGCTTGCGACCCTGGAGAAGAAGGACGCTTACACGACCGAGGATGTTGCCCAGCTCGTGGAGGAGGATTTCGACGAAGGGATCCTCTGCTGTCGATTGTTCCTTGCCCTCTCGAAGGATGCAATGGAAGCGGAACTGCGACGCGAACTCGGAGCGGGAGGTATAGGCGTCAAGCGTTTCCAGACCGACCGAGATGCCTTCCTTGCCGTGCTCGATCGCCTTGGTCTTCTTGATGCAATGGCGGCTACCATCAACTACGAACCCGTCTGGAGCGATATTCTTGTCGAGCGTCTACGATCCGGCCGTGGAAGCGCGATACAGGGCCAGAAGCGGGGCAGGGGGCTCGAAGACTTCGCCGAAGCCATTGTCGAGGAGGTCTTCGGAGACAATTACGATACACGCTGCACCTTCACAGGCGCTGACGGCAGGACAGCGAAGTGCGACTTCGCCGTACCCGACAAGACTCGTCCCCGCATTATTGTGGAGGTCAAAGGATATGGCGCTACCGGCTCGAAGATGAGCGATATCATCGGTGACCTTGACGCGATCATCGACGCCAAGCGGCACGACACCGTGCTCATGTTCGTCACAGACGGCATTACCTGGAAGGCTCGCATGTCCGATCTGCGCAAGATCGTCGAGCGCCAGAACCAGGGAAAGATTGCACGCATCTATACGACCAAGATGCGCGAGCAGTTCTTGGATGACCTGCAGACACTCCGGAGAAATTACGGGCTTTAA
- a CDS encoding DNA adenine methylase, which translates to MRGSAAAKTKSATVVPLPRPTTKARAVELPPQVAAYPELRYMGSKKRLLPWIHGVLDALDFETALDPFSGTGAVAYLMKAMGRRVIASDFLNFSSLVARATIENSHRRLDGKAIKRLIDTTPPVHNFIQRTFSGIFYTDEDLKFLDRISGNIRQLEDPRDEALAYTALFRSCLKRQPRGVFTVSGDLSRYDDGRRDLRLSLEEHFLEQIEVYNAAVFNNGRKNVAMRSDIFELPARKVDLVYLDPPYVPRSDDNCYIKRYHFLEGLSCYWQGLSVDLNTKVKKVAKRYTPFSYRRTAVDAFDQMFARFRKSTIVLSYSSNGYPDLDQLETMLRKYKKSVRVFEKPHRYHFGTHAGVERSSVTEYLIVGR; encoded by the coding sequence ATGAGGGGATCCGCAGCCGCCAAGACCAAATCAGCAACCGTTGTGCCTTTACCGCGGCCAACGACGAAGGCGCGCGCCGTCGAGCTGCCACCTCAGGTCGCCGCTTATCCCGAACTCCGATACATGGGCTCCAAGAAACGGCTGTTACCTTGGATCCATGGCGTTCTTGACGCGCTAGATTTTGAGACCGCCCTTGATCCCTTCTCAGGCACTGGGGCGGTCGCATACCTAATGAAAGCGATGGGCAGACGCGTAATCGCTTCCGATTTTCTCAATTTCTCCAGTCTTGTCGCCCGCGCAACAATCGAGAACAGTCACCGACGGCTCGACGGTAAGGCCATCAAGAGACTGATCGACACAACGCCTCCAGTACATAACTTCATCCAGCGCACTTTTTCCGGGATCTTCTACACAGATGAGGATCTCAAATTCCTCGATCGGATCTCCGGCAACATCAGGCAGCTTGAGGACCCCCGAGACGAGGCACTCGCCTATACGGCGCTGTTCCGTTCCTGCCTCAAGCGGCAGCCACGCGGCGTCTTTACCGTCTCCGGCGACCTCAGCCGCTACGACGACGGCCGACGCGATCTCCGGCTGTCACTGGAGGAACATTTCCTGGAGCAGATCGAGGTCTACAACGCCGCTGTCTTCAACAACGGCCGCAAGAACGTCGCCATGCGGTCGGACATCTTTGAACTTCCGGCCAGAAAAGTCGATCTCGTCTATCTGGATCCGCCTTACGTCCCGCGGTCGGACGACAATTGCTACATCAAACGCTACCATTTCCTCGAAGGCCTCTCTTGCTACTGGCAGGGTCTTTCCGTCGACCTCAACACCAAGGTCAAGAAGGTCGCCAAGCGATACACCCCCTTCAGTTATCGCCGCACTGCGGTCGATGCGTTCGACCAGATGTTCGCCCGCTTTAGGAAGAGCACGATCGTGCTTTCCTACAGCTCCAACGGGTATCCCGATCTCGATCAGCTCGAAACGATGCTGCGAAAATACAAGAAATCGGTTCGCGTTTTCGAGAAGCCTCACCGCTATCATTTCGGGACCCATGCAGGCGTCGAACGTTCAAGTGTGACCGAATACCTGATCGTAGGTCGCTGA